The following proteins are co-located in the Macrobrachium rosenbergii isolate ZJJX-2024 chromosome 28, ASM4041242v1, whole genome shotgun sequence genome:
- the LOC136853933 gene encoding protein FAM133A-like translates to MRSLSNTLLRVSGGGVAAAPSGVTVVTSYDGSQLINIPDSVKWGYAQDTLSSETDKNIWRQIFAARRVGKQAKDAKMNEIRQSIRAVNERLFSMNALQRTRRPGRRGRKGKRKNNKGLKRKRKKKRKKNIKLFPKKKRNRNMKNLGINKLGAKKKKGKRKNKNITNLKGKKGKKKKKKKRNKAKKNKKKHKKRKAKKKKRKNSKRKNVLGIFTDLRVSSPSKVEGEGKNVNKIRKKEKNNKAKKKKKVKSKERKKKKKALKRKKKKMKRKQESSFLSLDTTATKKTKKKKKKKQKKKMKNQKNKNNEIQSNGIFELSNNFGGQNQNNFLDSSANKKKKKNKNKNKNKNKNKKNNMNKNKKNNNRGKNKNKNKKNNKNNVDFWL, encoded by the coding sequence ATGCGCAGTTTGTCCAATACACTTCTGAGGGTTTCAGGAGGCGGCGTGGCGGCAGCTCCTTCGGGAGTGACGGTGGTGACATCTTACGACGGATCGCAGCTGATCAACATTCCAGACTCCGTGAAATGGGGCTACGCCCAAGACACGCTTTCCTCGGAGACGGATAAGAACATCTGGAGGCAGATATTCGCCGCCCGGAGGGTCGGCAAACAAGCCAAGGATGCCAAGATGAACGAGATCAGGCAGAGTATCAGGGCTGTCAACGAACGACTCTTTTCAATGAACGCCTTGCAGAGAACCAGGAGACCAGgcaggagagggaggaaagggaagaggaaaaacaataaagggctaaaacgaaagaggaaaaagaagagaaagaaaaatatcaaactattccctaagaagaagagaaataggaACATGAAGAATCTTGGAATTAACAAACTAGGCGCgaaaaagaaaaagggtaaaagaaaaaataaaaatataacaaatctgaaagggaaaaagggcaagaaaaagaaaaagaagaagaggaacaaggctaaaaagaacaagaagaaacacAAAAAGAGGAAGgccaagaagaaaaagaggaaaaacagtaaaagaaaaaatgtattaggcATATTCACAGATTTAAGAGTATCCTCCCCGAGCAAAGTTGAAGGAGAAGGCAAGAATGTCAATAAGATtcggaagaaggaaaagaacaataaagccaaaaagaaaaagaaagtaaagagtaaagaaaggaaaaagaagaaaaaggcactgaaaaggaaaaagaagaaaatgaagaggaaacaaGAGAGCAGTTTTCTTAGTCTGGATACCACAGCgacgaagaagacgaagaagaagaagaagaagaagcagaagaaaaagatgaagaaccagaaaaataagaataatgagaTACAGTCCAATGGTATATTCGAATTAAGTAACAATTTCGGCGGCCAAAACCAGAATAATTTCCTTGACAGCTCagcaaacaagaagaaaaaaaagaataaaaacaaaaataaaaataaaaacaaaaacaagaaaaacaatatgaacaaaaacaaaaagaataataacagaggaaagaacaagaacaagaacaagaaaaacaacaaaaataacgtTGATTTCTGGCTCTAG
- the LOC136854110 gene encoding protein qua-1-like — protein sequence MTPSVRWLLLPLLGYTLLVPPFWSFIFSTDFTTEPTEVTSHFDYSKTGQTYRPNSLRDSKGSLSQDADKRQHSWSISDVDHVDVEPVKVYRPNWQSGHGPLPGMAHKDHPINKRNIYLGNWNPRRSRFQLGSRFQRSLHQEDGPSEKELGESLLPVWASHLRYKKERPPHESQWGSSGTFVDYIVLGDAGASSRETRSVKDAGKGEDGNGNDADGIKDENEDDDDESDSELSNDEAHDDGSGNEFDEDGYDDDDVDDGDDDNDDDDDDDDDDDEDYDDGDDADDDDGTEEISDAFNDDNTVGNELPDKDNVNVQNLMSNGLTENNYKLNNNAPHNIEGDDNDYNSNDDVDDHDNQENESNDDYNEYDDDDDDDDDEDYGNDNDEDKNDSNDDDDSLINEADNDDDDDDDDDDNDDDDDEEYDYDEDDEEEHSDVHQKEAGRETTTDAETKNTSTAGGPIFGGIPDPRPLPEGHRMQRSLLTSSETPATAASSREVLHRARRQAEGSAYYDYSGAYYSGDYSGSYPNTDYQYASGDYASGDYGSGVSGSGDAGSGTGQQQTGGSGGGDTSYQYESGDGSGVSSTATSGGGTVTTATKPTSVTITSKPAGITTPTPTKSTGASVTTKAPVSSASSSVTISSSTTTTTTAATSSGMPTASYPSINGGIVNVPITFPPGYTTLRPPTTVPSRPGGGGGSNVVGVNSGLPPGGIPAGITIKTGPNGEVYLEIPRGLKWRDIKNSIKNKAARKMWRQIFKSAKALQKQQKQRGNIPITVNAVQDPNAFQLPSDVSLLAVQNAIPSMNERELKNLRK from the exons ATGACGCC GTCTGTGAGGTGGCTTCTGCTGCCGCTTCTCGGATACACTCTCCTGGTTCCACCCTTCTGGAGCTTCATCTTCAGCACCGATTTCACGACCGAGCCGACCGAGGTGACGTCACACTTCGACTACAGTAAGACTGGCCAAACATATCGTCCGAATTCGCTGCGGGACAGCAAAGGTTCGCTCTCTCAAGATGCGGATAAG AGACAACACTCATGGAGCATATCCGATGTGGATCACGTGGACGTAGAACCTGTGAAAGTCTACAGACCAAATTGGCAATCTGGTCATGGACCCTTACCTGGGATGGCCCACAAAGACCACCCTATTAATAAGAGAAACATTTACTTAGGAAACTGGAATCCACGGCGTTCTCGATTCCAGCTGGGTTCTCGATTCCAGCGATCCCTGCACCAAGAGGACGGTCCCTCTGAGAAGGAACTTGGAGAAAGCCTCCTTCCCGTTTGGGCTTCGCACCTCAGGTACAAAAAGGAAAGGCCGCCACACGAATCGCAATGGGGTTCCTCGGGCACTTTCGTCGACTATATAGTGCTGGGCGATGCTGGGGCGTCCTCGAGGGAGACGAGATCAGTCAAGGATGCTGGCAAGGGCGAGGATGGTAACGGAAACGATGCAGATGGAATCAAAGACGagaatgaggatgatgatgatgaatcggATAGTGAACTTAGTAATGATGAAGCACATGACGATGGTAGTGGCAATGAATTTGATGAAGATGGTTATGACgacgatgatgttgatgatggtgatgatgataatgatgacgacgacgacgacgatgatgatgatgatgaggactatgatgatggtgacgatgCCGACGATGATGATGGTACAGAGGAAATAAGTGATgcttttaatgatgataatactgtGGGCAATGAACTCCCTGATAAAGATAATGTGAACGTTCAGAATTTGATGAGCAACGGcctaactgaaaataattataaactaaATAACAACGCTCCTCATAACATAgaaggtgatgataatgattataacagCAACGACGACGTTGACGACCATGAcaatcaagaaaatgaaagtaatgatgattataatgaatatgatgatgatgatgatgatgatgatgatgaagactatGGTAATGACaatgatgaagataaaaatgattCTAACGACGATGATGATAGTTTGATAAACGAGgctgacaatgatgatgatgatgatgatgatgatgatgataatgatgatgatgacgacgaggAATATGACTATGACGAAGATGACGAGGAAGAGCACAGCGACGTTCACCAAAAGGAAGCGGGAAGAGAAACGACCACAGACGCCGAGACCAAGAACACGAGCACCGCCGGTGGTCCTATTTTTGGCGGAATTCCAGACCCCCGGCCCCTACCTGAGGGGCACAGAATGCAGAGAAGCCTCCTCACAAGCTCGGAGACTCCCGCCACAGCAGCCTCCAGCAGGGAGGTCCTACACCGCGCGAGGAGACAAGCCGAAGGCTCCGCCTACTACGATTACTCGGGAGCTTACTATTCCGGGGATTATTCGGGTAGTTATCCGAATACCGACTACCAGTATGCCTCCGGAGACTATGCCAGCGGCGATTATGGCTCCGGTGTTTCAGGCTCCGGCGATGCTGGATCTGGGACGGGCCAACAGCAGACGGGGGGCTCGGGCGGAGGGGACACATCTTACCAATACGAATCAGGAGATGGCAGCGGCGTGAGTAGCACGGCCACAAGCGGTGGAGGCACCGTCACTACCGCCACTAAGCCAACGTCTGTCACTATAACTTCAAAGCCGGCGGGGATTACGACGCCAACGCCTACGAAATCAACTGGTGCAAGTGTTACTACCAAGGCACCTGTTTCTTCAGCATCCTCCTCTGTCACGATCTCTAGTTCTACGACCACCACGACCACAGCGGCGACGTCGTCGGGGATGCCAACTGCATCCTACCCGAGCATCAATGGCGGCATAGTGAACGTCCCCATCACGTTCCCGCCAGGATACACAACCCTCAGACCACCGACGACAGTTCCTTCGCGTCCTGGCGGGGGCGGCGGGTCAAATGTGGTAGGAGTGAACtcaggtcttcctccaggaggaATCCCGGCTGGGATAACCATCAAGACTGGACCAAATGGAGAAGTTTACTTAGAG ATTCCTCGCGGCCTAAAATGGAGAGACATCAAGAACAGCATCAAGAACAAGGCTGCGCGGAAAATGTGGCGTCAAATTTTCAAATCCGCCAAGGCCCTTCAAAAGCAGCAAAAACAACGAGGCAACATCCCCATCACCGTCAATGCTGTCCAGGACCCGAACGCCTTCCAGCTGCCCTCTGATGTCAGTCTGCTGGCCGTCCAGAACGCCATTCCATCCATGAATGAGCGCGAACTAAAGAACTTGAGGAAGTAA
- the LOC136854111 gene encoding uncharacterized protein, translating into MDHPEERLSTRKKLSVRLLILLVILNGYPSSAFVFKTGECRSISETVKNFDIGQFLGTWYVIQSSNTAARCHSISIKDKSGSFAFTVNKQLYSLLAAGIVHNLHYEAQVYPNPQKPASMVVRMPSSLYSDISYEVIGTDYKTWAVVWACKNQMFGHLESGMILSRTTTLPIESLTLIRQDLMSLGVSKLSTVQQRDCSPKLGGGFFTLELASGLTNVPVDWQTLIPNTQVPSAITAGCFVQEGQYFYFREVCPSASTGSNPGSTNSSGDYYYYYYDDPAALVGAWMELITALAVVIVERLLLTEREQEITITTTKMQEVVVIIITQTALMETAMNIMTIRLLEMGREVATTLRTTITMTTNILVTITTLMITVVIIITTMSMQRRGCK; encoded by the exons ATGGATCACCCTGAAGAACGCCTCTCTACTCGGAAGAAGTTGTCGGTTAGGCTGCTGATTCTCTTGGTCATCTTGAACGGATATCCATCGTCTGCTTTCGTTTTCAAGACAGGGGAGTGCCGTTCCATAAGCGAGACTGTGAAGAACTTCGACATCGGCCAG TTTCTAGGCACATGGTACGTCATACAGTCCTCTAACACAGCAGCCAGATGTCACTCAATCTCGATCAAGGACAAGAGCGGCAGCTTCGCTTTCACTGTGAACAAGCAACTCTATTCTCTCCTGGCAGCCGGTATCGTTCACAACCTCCACTACGAGGCCCAGGTCTACCCAAATCCACAGAAGCCTGCCAGCATGGTCGTCAGAATGCCCTCTT CACTGTACAGCGACATATCCTACGAAGTGATTGGGACGGACTACAAAACCTGGGCTGTCGTGTGGGCCTGTAAAAACCAGATGTTTGGACACCTGGAGTCGGGAATGATCCTGTCTCGCACCACCACCCTTCCTATCGAGAGCCTTACCCTTATCCGCCAGGATTTAatg AGTTTGGGAGTGAGCAAATTGTCAACAGTGCAACAAAGAGACTGCAGTCCCAAGCTGGGAGGAGGATTCTTTACCCTAGAATTAGCTTCCGGACTAACGAACGTCCCTGTCGACTGGCAAACCCTTATTCCAAACACTCAGGTCCCTTCGGCGATAACGGCAGGCTGTTTCGTTCAGGAGGGACAGTACTTCTACTTCCGCGAGGTCTGTCCCTCGGCAAGCACCGGCTCGAACCCAGGGAGCACAAATAGTAGTGGcgattattattactactattacgaCGACCCAGCGGCCCTCGTGGGGGCGTGGATGGAACTGATAACAGCGCTGGCAGTGGTAATAGTGGAGAGACTACTACTGACGGAGCGGGAGCAGGagattactattactactacgaAGATGCAGGAAGTGGtggtaattattattacacagacaGCCTTGATGGAAACAGCTATGAATATTATGACTATACGTCTTCTGGAGATGGGTCGGGAAGTGGCGACGACTCTGAGAACTACTATTACTATGACGACGAATATTCTGGTGACAATTACTACACTGATGATTACGGTAGTGATTATTATTACGACGATGAGTATGCAACGGAGGGGCTGCAAATGA
- the LOC136853934 gene encoding cylicin-2-like → MLDYVNEENYGMSQILPEMTARNWTYLWNTFSRGLDEIDWKVEGDAIVTGITANNDIPGKNGISEPFSKKGETETAVKGVSSFDVGEDQLSLRMKRDVNSKGMKESPQDVITISTEKEKAGLSSLADKNSEKGNLLQVSNGNKIDISLKENSKQFSNKNTKISTDKKAGAKKENKAKSKKKRRLRKKKKGKGKNNKRRKKSKNKKKRRRRRRRRKNGRKGGGKNKRKSNPLVARLIMMSGKLQKFLMTHNINIRKIPVKLRMKDLYPYFVDKGEKRRLRRLLGRARKMWESKVKRTAKKKGKKNMKIFKNQSTWKRGKKRGGKRRRRNKGKRRKSKRRRRKGKRKKKRMAGKAKQRKKKNGDAITKITKKVGSNDDNKNVVIKKLGKLKRKEKPEVPERTDEIYNGITKKLKRGKKNGGKGNLSERERRKRRKKIRKAMRKKMKRKMKKKLKERKRNRKRGKKKKGNKKNRKKNKKNKKRNKKNTKKKKNKNKKKDKLLEKMLDTNEKKNRKKEKAEGINEGKGRKKKDKEMEKLFKELGIS, encoded by the coding sequence ATGCTCGATTACGTTAATGAGGAAAACTATGGAATGTCACAGATCTTACCTGAGATGACAGCGAGAAACTGGACGTATCTCTGGAACACCTTCTCTCGAGGCCTGGATGAGATTGACTGGAAGGTCGAGGGAGATGCCATTGTTACTGGAATAACGGCAAACAACGACATTCCTGGAAAGAATGGTATTAGCGAGCCTTTCTCGAAGAAGGGTGAAACAGAGACTGCAGTCAAAGGGGTGTCCTCTTTTGACGTTGGTGAGGATCAGCTGTCACTGAGAATGAAGAGAGATGTCAACTCGAAGGGCATGAAGGAGAGTCCACAGGATGTTATAACGATTAGTACCGAGAAGGAAAAGGCTGGCTTATCTTCTCTCGCTGATAAGAATTCAGAGAAGGGTAACCTTCTTCAAGTCTCGAATGGGAATAAAATTGACataagtttgaaagaaaattcaaagcagttttctaataaaaataccaaaattagtACAGATAAGAAAGCAggagcaaagaaagaaaacaaagcgaagtcaaagaaaaaaagaagactgagaaaaaagaaaaaaggaaaagggaagaacaaCAAAAGACGGAAGAAGAgtaagaacaagaagaagaggaggaggaggaggaggagaaggaagaacggaaggaaaggaggaggaaagaataaaaggaaaagcaatcCGCTAGTGGCGAGGCTGATCATGATGTCAGGGAAGCTCCAGAAGTTTCTGATGACCCACAACATCAACATCAGAAAAATTCCCGTAAAGCTTCGCATGAAGGACCTGTATCCTTACTTCGTAGACAAGGGCGAGAAGAGAAGGCTGCGTAGACTTCTTGGACGGGCGAGAAAGATGTGGGAATCTAAGGTCAAACGGACGgcgaaaaagaaggggaagaagaacaTGAAGATCTTTAAGAACCAGAGCACGTGGAAGAGAGGCAAAAAGAGGGGCGGTAAGAGGCGGAGAAGGAATAAAGGGAAACGACGTAAATCTAAACGGAGACgcaggaaggggaagaggaagaagaagaggatggctggcaaagcaaagcaaagaaagaagaaaaacggaGACGCGATTACGAAGATAACAAAGAAGGTTGGAAGTAACGATGACAATAAAAACGTAGTCATCAAAAAACTTGGTAAGttgaagagaaaggagaaaccGGAGGTACCAGAGAGaacagatgaaatatataatggaataacGAAGAAGttaaagaggggaaagaagaacGGAGGTAAAGGTAACCTTtcggaaagagaaaggagaaagagaaggaaaaagataaggaaagcgatgaggaagaaaatgaagaggaaaatgaaaaagaaattgaaggagaggaaaagaaacaggaaacGTGGTAAGAAAAAGAAGGGCAATAAAAAGAACcgcaaaaagaataagaaaaataaaaaaaggaacaagaaaaatacaaaaaagaagaaaaataaaaataaaaagaaggataaACTACTCGAAAAGATGCTAGACACAAatgagaagaaaaacagaaagaaagagaaggcggaaggaataaatgaaggaaaaggacggaagaaaaaggataaagaaatggaaaaactattTAAAGAACTAGGCATTAGTTAA